A DNA window from Buttiauxella agrestis contains the following coding sequences:
- the nfsB gene encoding oxygen-insensitive NAD(P)H nitroreductase translates to MDIIKAAASRYSTKAFDADKKISEENIEKVKDLLRLSPSSTNSQPWHFILASTPEAKARIAKATSGFYVFNERKLLDASHVVVFCAKTAIDETHLSKLLDQENADGRFASQQAMEGQHKGRSYFVNMHRFDYKDAQHWMEKQVYLNVGNFLLGVSTLNIDAVPIEGFDARILDEEFGLREKGFTSLVIVPIGYRSVEDFNAALPKSRLAFSEILTEC, encoded by the coding sequence ATGGATATTATTAAGGCAGCAGCATCCCGTTACTCGACTAAAGCGTTTGATGCCGACAAAAAAATTAGCGAAGAAAACATTGAGAAAGTGAAAGATTTGCTGCGTCTGAGCCCATCCAGCACTAACTCGCAGCCGTGGCATTTTATTCTGGCAAGCACGCCGGAAGCGAAAGCGCGTATTGCCAAAGCGACGTCCGGTTTCTATGTGTTCAACGAACGCAAATTGCTTGATGCTTCACATGTAGTGGTGTTCTGCGCGAAAACGGCCATTGATGAAACGCACCTGTCTAAACTGTTGGACCAGGAAAATGCCGATGGTCGTTTTGCCAGCCAGCAGGCGATGGAAGGGCAGCACAAAGGCCGCTCCTATTTTGTGAATATGCACCGTTTTGATTATAAAGATGCGCAGCACTGGATGGAAAAGCAGGTTTACCTGAACGTCGGTAACTTCTTGCTGGGCGTGTCCACGCTCAATATTGACGCCGTGCCAATCGAAGGCTTCGACGCGCGTATTCTGGACGAAGAATTTGGCCTGCGCGAAAAAGGCTTCACCAGCCTGGTTATCGTGCCAATTGGCTATCGCAGCGTGGAAGACTTTAACGCGGCGCTGCCGAAATCGCGTCTTGCGTTCAGCGAAATTTTAACGGAGTGCTAA
- a CDS encoding ABC transporter ATP-binding protein, giving the protein MSEIALRLQDVHVAYSNSQHPVLKGFSMSVRKGELACLLGASGCGKTTVLRAVAGFERLQSGEIYVSQKRVAGPEVHLPPEKRHVGMVFQEYALFPHLTAQQNVAFGLRRLPREQQNARVTELLRMVELHSHASRYPHELSGGQQQRIALARALAPHPEILLLDEPFSSLDKQTRERLGGEVRDILRDAGQTALLVTHSEHEAQLMADHIGYVQQGEYCASKLPRAEHIES; this is encoded by the coding sequence ATGTCAGAAATTGCCTTACGCCTTCAGGATGTTCACGTTGCTTACAGCAACAGTCAGCACCCCGTGTTGAAAGGGTTTTCGATGTCGGTGCGCAAGGGTGAGCTTGCCTGCTTATTGGGCGCATCAGGCTGCGGGAAAACCACGGTATTGCGGGCGGTTGCCGGTTTTGAACGGCTGCAAAGCGGTGAGATTTATGTATCACAAAAACGTGTCGCCGGGCCGGAGGTTCATCTGCCCCCGGAAAAGCGTCACGTCGGCATGGTATTTCAGGAATATGCCTTATTCCCGCATCTGACTGCCCAGCAAAACGTGGCGTTTGGCCTGCGCCGTCTCCCGCGCGAGCAGCAAAACGCGAGGGTGACGGAACTGCTGCGAATGGTGGAGTTACATAGCCATGCCAGCCGTTATCCGCATGAGCTTTCCGGCGGGCAACAGCAGCGTATCGCGCTGGCGCGTGCACTGGCACCTCATCCCGAAATTCTGCTGCTGGATGAACCGTTTTCAAGCCTTGATAAGCAAACGCGTGAACGCCTCGGCGGTGAGGTGCGTGATATTCTGCGGGACGCGGGGCAAACCGCGTTGCTGGTCACGCACAGCGAACACGAAGCCCAACTAATGGCCGACCATATCGGTTATGTGCAACAAGGTGAGTATTGCGCGAGCAAGTTACCCCGCGCTGAACACATTGAAAGTTAA
- a CDS encoding LysR family transcriptional regulator, which yields MLRLEDLTLFVRAAAFNSFSDTAREAGLQPAQVSTAIKRLEQTLNIRLFARSTRSLRLTPEGETWLPYAISALQTLESGLEQIQPASDEVRGVLQIAVPSDLGRNMLLGLFQAFRREHPALHLKILFSDQIADVFKDPVDVAFRYGNNDDASYVSLPLAPHNQRVVVASPAYIARCGEPKTISELSQHDALTYALRGRVYDKWMLSLDGDTHHVAVKSAMMSDDAEVIRRLAVAGEGIAYKSWLDVSEDVSEGRLKILLPQYQGDSVPLNMICPHRKQLSTTVRLLHQAVKQRCDVLQNLMPE from the coding sequence ATGCTCAGGTTGGAAGACCTTACTTTGTTTGTCAGGGCCGCCGCTTTTAACAGTTTTAGCGACACCGCGCGTGAGGCTGGATTGCAGCCCGCGCAGGTCAGCACTGCCATAAAGCGCCTCGAGCAAACGCTGAATATCCGTTTATTTGCCCGTTCGACCCGCAGCCTGCGGCTCACACCCGAAGGCGAAACCTGGCTGCCGTACGCCATTAGCGCGCTGCAAACCCTGGAAAGCGGACTCGAGCAAATCCAGCCCGCAAGCGACGAAGTGCGTGGCGTGCTGCAAATTGCGGTGCCATCTGACCTCGGGCGCAACATGTTGCTGGGGTTATTTCAGGCTTTTCGCCGTGAGCACCCGGCTCTGCATCTGAAAATTCTGTTCTCCGACCAAATTGCCGATGTGTTTAAAGACCCGGTGGATGTCGCCTTCCGCTACGGCAACAACGATGACGCGTCGTATGTTTCACTCCCCCTGGCGCCGCATAATCAGCGGGTTGTTGTCGCCTCACCGGCCTACATTGCCCGCTGTGGCGAACCCAAAACCATCAGCGAACTGTCCCAGCACGATGCGTTAACCTACGCACTTCGCGGGCGAGTCTATGACAAATGGATGTTAAGCCTGGATGGCGATACCCATCATGTGGCCGTGAAAAGCGCCATGATGAGCGACGACGCCGAAGTGATTCGCCGCCTGGCGGTCGCGGGTGAAGGGATTGCTTATAAATCCTGGCTGGATGTCAGTGAGGATGTCAGCGAAGGTCGCCTGAAGATTCTTCTGCCGCAGTATCAGGGTGATAGCGTGCCGCTCAATATGATTTGCCCGCATCGCAAACAGCTTTCCACCACGGTGCGGTTGTTGCATCAGGCGGTTAAACAGCGCTGTGACGTGTTGCAAAACCTGATGCCTGAATAA
- a CDS encoding LysR family transcriptional regulator, whose translation MLNLQRLTIFVAVVKAGSFTAAATALGLTKAVVSFNIKQLEAESGVSLLVRSTRRLSLTDAGERFYPRCQHLLEEAQNLLDDVQRDHQGLSGVLRITSTPEYGSQVVVPALAAFSREHPQLRIQHVSSSYHADLIAERFDVAIRLGQLADSNHRAAPVDSFAILPVAAPAYLAGHPIENLAQLAQATWLAHSRLASPLSWQVTTPERQAILFDVEKPPTIVADSASALLAFALAGAGVALLPEWLVRPAIASGQLQAVLNHHQFPRQSIYALYPNTRHVPEKVRVFIDFFQAWVARTKT comes from the coding sequence GTGCTGAATCTGCAACGGTTAACCATATTTGTCGCCGTGGTGAAGGCCGGGAGTTTTACCGCAGCGGCTACCGCGCTGGGCCTGACCAAAGCGGTGGTGAGTTTTAACATCAAACAGCTTGAGGCGGAATCAGGCGTATCGCTGTTGGTGCGCAGCACCCGGCGGCTCTCGCTGACGGATGCGGGAGAGCGTTTTTATCCCCGTTGCCAGCACCTGCTTGAGGAAGCTCAAAATCTGCTGGACGATGTGCAGCGCGATCACCAGGGGTTGAGCGGCGTTTTGCGTATTACCAGCACACCGGAATATGGCTCGCAGGTGGTGGTGCCTGCGCTTGCGGCCTTTTCGCGTGAACATCCGCAACTGCGCATCCAGCACGTTTCTTCTTCGTATCATGCGGATTTGATAGCGGAACGATTCGATGTGGCTATCCGCCTGGGTCAACTGGCGGACTCAAATCATCGCGCCGCACCTGTTGATAGCTTCGCGATCTTACCCGTTGCCGCCCCTGCTTATCTGGCCGGACACCCCATAGAAAACCTGGCTCAGTTGGCGCAAGCCACATGGCTTGCACACAGCCGCCTGGCTTCGCCCCTTAGCTGGCAAGTCACAACCCCAGAGCGGCAGGCGATATTATTTGATGTGGAAAAACCGCCAACTATCGTCGCAGATAGCGCATCCGCGCTGCTGGCCTTTGCCCTTGCTGGTGCTGGTGTCGCCCTCTTACCCGAGTGGCTGGTGCGCCCGGCTATCGCCTCCGGTCAGTTACAGGCGGTACTGAATCACCACCAGTTTCCTCGCCAGAGCATCTATGCGCTATACCCTAATACTCGCCATGTCCCTGAGAAAGTCCGCGTGTTTATTGATTTCTTTCAGGCGTGGGTGGCTCGCACCAAAACATAG
- a CDS encoding AbgT family transporter, with protein sequence MTGFLNAVEKAGNKLPEPALIFFYFLLVVMAMSAVLSTVDFDVVNPVTNEAVRINNLLSAQALTVTLSSMVTTFTTFAPLGIVLVAMLGVGVAESSGFINTGLKKMLRVTPKKLLTPMIIFVAMFSHVAADAGYVLVIPLGAIIFMSAGRHPLAGIAAAFAGVSGGFAANMVPTGNDALLQGFTQTAAQLLDGTYTVNTLCNLFFGIGSTVMITLVGWWVTERIVEPRVSKLEIDGDYQHNEDMSSYTAAESRGFKVAGLVMLLGLAGLAALAWPETSLLRSPTDGSLTSYGAPIMKSIVPLIFLIFIIPGIVYGFVAGTFSRGKDVIDAMNQSMSKMGSYMVMAFFCAMFIKAFGDSNIGTLIALAGADVLKTMALPGEATIIGMILLTAVVNILIGSASAKWALLSPIMVPMLMAVGISPELTQAAFRIGDSTTNIITPLMVFFPLVVVYCQRYVKSTGVGTLVSMMMPYSVIFFICWSIFLLVWWAVGLPLGVNAPYTYPLS encoded by the coding sequence ATGACAGGATTTCTCAACGCTGTTGAGAAAGCAGGGAACAAATTACCCGAACCCGCATTAATCTTTTTCTATTTTTTACTGGTCGTCATGGCGATGTCGGCGGTGCTGTCCACCGTTGATTTTGATGTCGTCAATCCAGTGACCAATGAAGCAGTCAGAATTAATAACCTGCTTTCGGCACAGGCGCTAACCGTCACTCTTTCCTCAATGGTGACGACGTTTACCACCTTTGCTCCGCTGGGGATCGTGCTGGTAGCGATGTTAGGTGTCGGTGTGGCAGAGAGTTCAGGCTTTATTAATACCGGCCTGAAAAAAATGCTGCGCGTGACGCCGAAGAAACTGTTAACCCCAATGATTATCTTCGTCGCGATGTTCAGCCATGTTGCCGCTGATGCGGGCTACGTGCTGGTTATTCCATTGGGCGCGATTATCTTTATGTCTGCCGGACGCCACCCGTTAGCGGGAATTGCGGCGGCATTTGCCGGGGTTTCAGGGGGCTTTGCGGCCAACATGGTGCCAACCGGTAACGATGCGTTGCTGCAAGGTTTTACCCAAACTGCCGCGCAGTTGTTGGACGGGACTTATACCGTCAACACCTTATGTAACCTGTTCTTCGGTATCGGTTCGACGGTGATGATTACCCTGGTTGGCTGGTGGGTGACGGAACGTATTGTTGAGCCACGCGTGTCTAAACTGGAAATCGACGGCGATTATCAACATAACGAAGATATGAGCAGCTACACCGCTGCGGAAAGCCGTGGTTTTAAAGTGGCAGGCCTGGTGATGCTTCTGGGGCTGGCGGGTCTTGCGGCGCTGGCATGGCCTGAAACCTCGCTGCTGCGTAGCCCGACCGATGGCTCGCTGACCAGCTATGGCGCGCCAATCATGAAGTCCATCGTGCCATTGATTTTCCTGATCTTTATCATCCCAGGTATTGTCTACGGTTTTGTCGCCGGAACCTTTAGCCGCGGCAAAGATGTCATCGACGCGATGAACCAATCCATGAGCAAAATGGGTTCATACATGGTAATGGCTTTCTTCTGCGCGATGTTTATCAAAGCCTTTGGTGATTCCAACATCGGTACGCTGATTGCCCTGGCGGGTGCGGACGTACTGAAGACCATGGCGCTGCCGGGCGAAGCGACCATTATCGGTATGATTCTGCTGACGGCGGTGGTCAACATTCTGATTGGTTCTGCATCTGCAAAATGGGCGCTGTTGTCGCCAATCATGGTGCCAATGCTGATGGCGGTTGGGATTTCCCCTGAACTGACGCAGGCTGCGTTCCGAATCGGTGATTCCACCACCAACATTATTACGCCGCTGATGGTGTTCTTCCCGCTGGTGGTGGTGTATTGCCAGCGCTATGTGAAATCAACCGGTGTGGGTACGTTGGTATCGATGATGATGCCTTACTCGGTCATCTTCTTTATCTGCTGGAGCATCTTCCTGCTGGTGTGGTGGGCAGTGGGTCTGCCGCTGGGTGTGAACGCGCCGTATACCTATCCGCTTTCGTAA
- a CDS encoding EmmdR/YeeO family multidrug/toxin efflux MATE transporter, producing the protein MNLQAALRQRVAKTRWYAKRKSYRVLFWREITPLAVPIFLENTCVLLMGVLSTFLVSWLGKEAMAGVGLADSFNMVIMAFFAAVDLGTTVVVAFSLGKRDPKRARDAARQSLILMTIIAIGLAAGIHLAGEHVVNVIAGAATPEVKALALSYLQTTVWSYPAAAIALISSGALRGAGNTKIPLLINGGMNILNIIISSILIYGAMGWNGLGFFGAGLGLTISRYIGALAFVYVLVAGFAPSLRISLKSYFRPLKVGILWEVLGIGIPASIESVLFNAGKLLTQMFVAGMGTNVIAGNFIAFSIAALINLPGNALGSASTIIVGKRLGKGQIGQAERQLRHVFWLSTLGLTIIAWGTAPFAGLMASFYTHEDDVKEVVKILIWLNAAFMPIWAASWVLPAGLKGARDARFAMWVSMASMWGCRVVAGYTLGIVLGMGVVGVWMGMFFDWTVRGVFFYWRMVSGRWLKKYPRLKKEPLSQTE; encoded by the coding sequence TTGAACTTACAAGCAGCACTTCGCCAGCGCGTGGCTAAAACACGCTGGTACGCCAAACGTAAAAGCTATCGAGTCTTGTTCTGGCGCGAAATTACACCCCTTGCGGTGCCTATCTTCCTGGAAAACACCTGCGTTTTATTGATGGGGGTGTTGAGCACCTTCCTGGTGAGTTGGCTGGGAAAAGAGGCGATGGCAGGCGTCGGGCTGGCCGATAGCTTCAACATGGTCATCATGGCGTTCTTCGCCGCAGTCGATCTCGGCACGACGGTGGTGGTTGCTTTCAGTCTTGGCAAGCGTGACCCGAAACGGGCACGTGATGCGGCACGTCAGTCCCTGATATTAATGACGATTATCGCCATAGGACTTGCGGCGGGCATTCACCTGGCGGGTGAGCATGTCGTAAACGTTATCGCCGGAGCGGCAACGCCGGAAGTGAAAGCGCTGGCACTTTCCTACCTGCAAACCACGGTGTGGAGTTACCCGGCGGCGGCTATTGCGCTTATCAGCAGCGGCGCGTTGCGTGGGGCAGGGAATACCAAAATCCCGTTATTAATTAACGGCGGGATGAACATTCTCAACATTATTATCAGTAGTATCCTGATTTACGGCGCGATGGGCTGGAACGGTCTGGGCTTTTTTGGCGCTGGCCTGGGCTTAACCATTTCGCGCTATATCGGTGCGCTCGCTTTTGTTTATGTGTTAGTGGCGGGCTTTGCGCCGTCGCTGCGCATCTCGCTGAAAAGTTATTTCCGACCACTCAAAGTTGGCATTCTGTGGGAAGTGCTGGGGATTGGTATTCCGGCCAGCATTGAGTCGGTGCTGTTTAATGCCGGGAAATTACTCACGCAAATGTTTGTCGCCGGGATGGGGACGAATGTCATTGCCGGTAACTTTATCGCGTTCTCGATTGCGGCATTAATTAACCTGCCGGGTAACGCCTTAGGTTCTGCCTCAACTATTATCGTCGGCAAACGCCTGGGGAAAGGGCAAATTGGCCAGGCCGAAAGGCAACTGCGCCACGTGTTCTGGCTATCCACTCTGGGACTGACGATCATCGCCTGGGGAACGGCACCATTCGCCGGATTGATGGCCTCGTTTTACACGCATGAAGATGACGTAAAAGAGGTGGTCAAAATCCTCATTTGGCTGAATGCCGCGTTTATGCCGATTTGGGCCGCATCCTGGGTTTTACCTGCCGGGCTGAAAGGCGCTCGCGATGCACGCTTTGCCATGTGGGTTTCGATGGCGAGTATGTGGGGTTGCCGCGTGGTGGCGGGCTACACGCTCGGTATCGTGCTGGGAATGGGCGTGGTCGGGGTGTGGATGGGGATGTTCTTCGACTGGACGGTGCGCGGCGTATTCTTCTACTGGCGAATGGTCAGCGGCCGCTGGCTTAAGAAATACCCGCGTCTCAAAAAAGAACCGCTTTCACAAACAGAATAA
- a CDS encoding putative quinol monooxygenase, with protein MSDNTLSIIAVLKAKTGQRDNLKSALQALIAPTHQEEGCLDYALFQLQETPDVFYVRESWKGQEALDVHIALPHFQAFVQQMDALLAEPLQLIRLTAVEP; from the coding sequence ATGAGTGATAACACGCTGTCGATTATTGCAGTGCTGAAAGCCAAAACCGGGCAACGCGACAATCTGAAATCAGCTTTACAGGCGCTGATAGCGCCGACGCACCAGGAAGAAGGTTGCCTGGATTACGCCTTGTTCCAGCTTCAGGAAACGCCTGATGTGTTTTACGTGCGCGAGTCCTGGAAAGGGCAGGAAGCGCTGGATGTGCATATCGCATTACCGCATTTTCAGGCGTTTGTGCAGCAGATGGATGCGTTATTGGCAGAGCCTTTGCAGCTCATTCGTTTGACTGCGGTTGAGCCATAA
- a CDS encoding extracellular solute-binding protein yields MNALPRTGLRRITLASAVVLSVSLPAFAQDPLTVYTTREPGLIQPLLDTWTQTSGVKVNTVYIKDGMLERVKAEGKNSPADLLMTVDAGNLIDLVEAGVTQPVQSEILTKAIPANLRGEDNQWFALSMRARVLYAEKSLPIDNWHYEQLSSPEYKGKVCIRSGQHPYNTALIAAMIAHHGEAKTEEWLRGVKANLARKATGGDRDVARDILGGICDIGLANSYYIGHMKNAKEGTDARKWGDAIKVVKPTFEQGGTHVNISGAAVAKFAPNKADAVKLMEYLVSEPAQQQYAKANYEYPVLKGVALDPVISNVIGEIDVDKIPLTEIVKHRKQASLLVDKVGFDQ; encoded by the coding sequence ATGAATGCTCTGCCTCGCACCGGACTGCGCCGTATCACGCTTGCATCGGCTGTGGTTTTATCCGTCAGCCTGCCGGCTTTCGCACAAGATCCTCTGACTGTTTACACCACTCGTGAACCTGGCCTGATTCAGCCATTGCTGGACACCTGGACGCAAACCAGTGGTGTCAAAGTGAACACGGTTTACATCAAGGATGGCATGCTCGAGCGTGTAAAAGCGGAAGGCAAAAACTCCCCTGCCGACCTGCTGATGACCGTCGATGCAGGCAATCTTATCGATTTAGTTGAAGCGGGCGTCACACAACCCGTGCAGTCGGAAATACTGACAAAAGCTATCCCGGCAAACCTGCGTGGCGAGGATAACCAGTGGTTTGCACTTTCTATGCGTGCACGCGTGCTTTACGCCGAAAAATCGCTGCCAATTGATAACTGGCATTACGAACAACTTTCCAGCCCGGAATATAAAGGGAAAGTCTGTATCCGTTCCGGCCAGCATCCGTATAACACCGCGCTGATTGCCGCGATGATTGCGCACCACGGTGAAGCGAAAACCGAAGAATGGTTGCGGGGCGTCAAAGCCAACCTGGCACGTAAAGCCACCGGTGGCGACCGCGATGTTGCACGCGATATCCTCGGCGGCATTTGTGATATTGGCCTGGCGAATTCCTACTACATCGGCCATATGAAAAATGCCAAAGAAGGCACCGATGCGCGTAAATGGGGCGATGCCATTAAAGTCGTGAAGCCAACCTTCGAACAAGGCGGCACGCACGTCAACATCAGCGGTGCCGCAGTGGCGAAGTTTGCCCCTAACAAAGCAGATGCCGTGAAGTTAATGGAATACCTGGTCTCCGAACCCGCTCAGCAACAATATGCCAAAGCGAACTATGAATATCCGGTTCTGAAAGGTGTCGCGCTTGACCCGGTCATCAGCAATGTCATTGGCGAAATCGACGTTGATAAAATTCCATTAACCGAGATTGTTAAACACCGTAAACAAGCGAGTCTGCTGGTAGATAAAGTTGGATTCGATCAATAA
- a CDS encoding DUF4440 domain-containing protein has translation MNRYIQEVIEAHVAIENWLGKGEGEVQALLARFSPVFTMVTPGGKTLNFDSLSAFFQAQPAAKPGLKISLDEITVIAEWPAGAVVSYSEWQSLPGQENTLRHSTVIFSNAGSELLWLRLHETIAA, from the coding sequence ATGAATCGCTACATTCAGGAAGTGATCGAGGCTCACGTCGCAATCGAAAACTGGCTTGGCAAAGGAGAAGGGGAAGTGCAGGCGCTGCTGGCTCGCTTTTCGCCGGTGTTTACCATGGTTACACCCGGAGGCAAAACACTGAATTTTGACTCACTGAGTGCATTCTTTCAGGCCCAGCCAGCCGCAAAACCTGGATTAAAAATTTCGCTGGATGAGATAACGGTGATTGCCGAGTGGCCTGCCGGTGCGGTGGTCAGCTATAGCGAGTGGCAAAGTTTACCGGGGCAAGAAAACACGCTGCGCCATTCCACCGTGATATTCAGTAATGCGGGTTCTGAGCTGCTCTGGTTACGCCTGCATGAAACCATAGCGGCCTGA
- a CDS encoding zinc-binding alcohol dehydrogenase family protein, translating into MKAIAITQAAQAGTNLEFLAEITLPTPVATGHDLLVEVKAISVNPVDTKVRAGFNADQPRILGWDAVGVVVATGEKVSLFKPGDEIWYAGSLTRPGSNSEFQLVDERIAALKPKSIDNASAAAMPLTAITAWEMLFDRLGVTEKGNENDVLLIVGAAGGVGSILTQLARKLTNITIIGTASRPQSQKWVSDLGAHHVIDHSKPLTEELARIGVKQVTHVASLNQTDKHYAQLIEALAPQGKLALIDDPETLDARPLKVKSISLHWEFMFTRSMFETSDMIEQHHLLTRVADLIDQKVLQTTLGEHFGTINADNLRRAHELIETNRAVGKIVLEGF; encoded by the coding sequence ATGAAAGCTATTGCTATTACTCAAGCCGCGCAGGCGGGCACTAATCTGGAATTTCTGGCTGAGATTACATTACCGACACCTGTCGCCACAGGCCACGATTTGCTGGTGGAAGTGAAAGCGATATCTGTAAATCCGGTTGATACCAAAGTCCGCGCCGGTTTTAACGCTGACCAGCCGCGTATTTTAGGCTGGGATGCGGTCGGCGTGGTGGTGGCAACAGGCGAAAAAGTCTCGCTGTTTAAGCCGGGTGATGAAATCTGGTATGCAGGCTCGTTGACCCGCCCTGGGAGCAACAGCGAATTCCAGCTGGTGGATGAGCGTATCGCGGCGCTGAAACCAAAATCTATTGATAACGCATCCGCTGCGGCAATGCCGTTAACGGCGATCACCGCATGGGAAATGTTGTTTGACCGCCTGGGTGTTACAGAAAAAGGTAATGAAAACGACGTGTTGCTGATTGTGGGCGCGGCGGGTGGTGTGGGTTCTATTCTGACGCAGCTGGCTCGCAAGCTCACCAATATTACGATTATCGGCACCGCGTCACGTCCGCAAAGCCAGAAATGGGTATCCGATTTGGGGGCGCATCATGTTATCGACCACAGCAAACCCCTGACGGAAGAACTGGCGCGGATTGGCGTGAAGCAGGTCACTCATGTTGCCAGCCTGAACCAGACCGATAAACATTACGCGCAGCTGATAGAAGCCCTGGCGCCGCAAGGCAAACTGGCGCTGATTGATGACCCGGAAACCCTGGATGCGCGTCCGTTGAAAGTGAAAAGCATTTCACTGCACTGGGAATTTATGTTCACCCGCTCCATGTTTGAAACCAGCGACATGATTGAGCAGCATCACCTGTTGACCCGCGTGGCTGACCTGATTGACCAGAAAGTGTTGCAGACGACGCTTGGCGAGCATTTCGGCACCATTAATGCCGACAACCTGCGCCGCGCCCATGAATTAATTGAAACCAATCGTGCGGTCGGTAAAATCGTCCTCGAAGGCTTCTAA
- a CDS encoding ABC transporter permease: protein MDSINKSLRLPTLRGLFSGPQSLLTPLHLGALCVALGVLTPVVALIWQATQADFSHWDNLITFVLPSVLKNTVLLLAGVAVIVGVIGVGSAWAVTAWDFPGRKILSWALLLPLAMPTYIVAFAWLDLLHPIGPLQTFIRFVLGFDSPRQFRLPDLRSLPGAIILLGLVLYPYVYLTTRAMFISQPAHLLEAARTLGCSAAGTFFRVALPMARPALAVGISLALLETLNDIGASEFLGVQTLTVTVYTTWISRSDLASAAQIACMMLMFIFCILTLEFYGRKKQGFSSRSLREIQPTRVHGWRGWLLGGVIALPVILGFLAPVIFLAWESAKRLGEENALSPALLSALQNTLSLAAGTTLVVVCVSLLVAWSARHSAADNSMSGFRRGVMRLASLGYAVPGTILAIGFLTPAMAVDRWLADLLEIRGLPLMSAGILLVICCAMRFQAIAIGALDSGLSRIPPTLEQASRLLGENGTGTFARIHLPLLRPALVSSALLVFADAMKELPTTLLLRPVNFETLATLLYAEAARGTYEEGAIAALMIVLAGTLPVILLVRHQMTRQG from the coding sequence TTGGATTCGATCAATAAATCACTTCGTCTTCCGACGTTACGCGGCCTGTTTTCCGGGCCGCAGTCTTTATTAACCCCGCTGCATCTTGGTGCGTTATGTGTTGCGCTTGGCGTACTCACGCCTGTCGTAGCGCTTATCTGGCAAGCAACGCAGGCTGATTTCTCGCACTGGGACAATCTCATCACTTTTGTTCTGCCTTCGGTGCTGAAAAATACCGTGCTGTTGCTGGCAGGTGTCGCCGTCATCGTGGGCGTGATTGGTGTTGGCAGCGCGTGGGCTGTCACCGCGTGGGATTTCCCCGGACGCAAAATTCTCAGTTGGGCACTGCTGTTACCGCTGGCGATGCCGACTTATATTGTGGCATTCGCGTGGCTCGATTTATTACATCCGATAGGCCCGCTGCAAACCTTCATTCGCTTTGTGCTGGGGTTCGACAGCCCGCGCCAGTTCCGTCTTCCGGATTTACGCTCGCTGCCTGGCGCTATTATTTTGCTGGGGCTGGTGCTCTATCCTTACGTCTACCTCACGACCCGCGCCATGTTTATCAGCCAGCCTGCGCATTTGCTGGAAGCCGCACGAACATTGGGTTGTAGCGCGGCGGGCACATTCTTTCGCGTGGCACTTCCCATGGCCCGCCCGGCGCTGGCAGTGGGGATTAGCCTTGCGCTTCTGGAAACGCTTAACGATATTGGCGCATCTGAGTTTCTCGGCGTACAAACCCTCACCGTCACGGTCTATACCACCTGGATTTCGCGCTCAGATCTCGCTTCTGCGGCGCAAATCGCCTGCATGATGCTGATGTTTATCTTCTGCATCCTGACGCTGGAATTTTATGGGCGTAAAAAACAAGGTTTCAGCAGCCGCAGCCTGCGTGAAATTCAGCCCACACGCGTACACGGCTGGCGTGGCTGGCTGCTTGGCGGCGTTATCGCGCTGCCGGTAATCCTGGGATTTTTGGCCCCGGTGATATTTTTAGCATGGGAAAGTGCAAAACGTTTGGGTGAAGAAAATGCGCTCTCACCCGCGTTGTTATCGGCCTTACAAAACACGTTATCGCTGGCTGCCGGAACCACGCTGGTGGTGGTTTGTGTCAGTTTGCTGGTGGCGTGGAGTGCGCGCCACAGTGCCGCCGACAACTCGATGTCCGGGTTTCGCCGCGGTGTGATGCGCCTTGCCTCTTTAGGCTACGCTGTGCCTGGCACCATCCTCGCGATTGGTTTTCTGACTCCTGCTATGGCTGTAGACAGATGGCTGGCCGATTTGCTGGAGATTCGCGGTCTGCCGCTGATGTCTGCCGGGATCTTGCTAGTTATCTGCTGCGCGATGCGTTTCCAGGCCATCGCCATCGGCGCACTGGATTCCGGCCTGAGCCGTATTCCCCCGACCCTCGAACAGGCTTCGCGTTTGTTGGGCGAAAATGGCACTGGCACCTTCGCCCGTATTCACCTGCCGTTATTGCGTCCGGCGCTGGTCAGCAGTGCGCTATTAGTCTTCGCCGATGCGATGAAAGAGCTGCCAACGACCCTGCTTTTGCGTCCGGTAAATTTTGAGACGCTGGCGACGCTGCTGTACGCCGAAGCCGCGCGCGGCACCTACGAAGAAGGGGCCATCGCCGCCTTGATGATTGTTCTCGCAGGCACATTGCCGGTTATTTTGCTGGTGCGCCATCAGATGACTCGCCAGGGTTAG